Proteins encoded in a region of the Streptomyces sp. NBC_01471 genome:
- a CDS encoding aspartate-semialdehyde dehydrogenase, with protein sequence MRVGIVGATGQVGTVMRKILAEREFPVDELRLFASIRSAGTTLAWQSKGITVEDAATADYSGLDIVLFSAGGATSKALAEKVAAQGPVVIDNSSAWRRDPEVPLVVSEVNPHAIADRPKGIIANPNCTTMAAMPVLRPLHDEAGLEALIVATYQAVSGSGVAGVAELHGQAAKVVTDADRLTHDGSALEFPEPAVYKRPIAFNVLPLAGSIVDDGSFETDEEQKLRNESRKILEIPELKVSGTCVRVPVFSGHSLQINARFARPLTVERAYELLKAAPGVELSEIPTPLQAAGTDPSYVGRIRDDETVENGLALFVSNDNLRKGAALNAVQIAELVAAELSA encoded by the coding sequence GTGAGGGTCGGAATCGTCGGAGCCACCGGTCAGGTCGGCACAGTCATGCGCAAGATCCTCGCAGAGCGGGAATTCCCGGTCGACGAGCTGCGGCTGTTCGCCTCCATCCGCTCCGCGGGCACCACCCTCGCCTGGCAGAGCAAGGGCATCACCGTCGAGGACGCGGCCACGGCCGACTACTCCGGTCTGGACATCGTGCTCTTCTCGGCCGGCGGCGCCACCTCCAAGGCGCTCGCGGAGAAGGTCGCGGCCCAGGGGCCCGTCGTGATCGACAACTCCTCCGCCTGGCGCCGCGACCCCGAGGTCCCGCTGGTGGTCTCCGAGGTCAACCCGCACGCCATCGCCGACCGCCCCAAGGGCATCATCGCCAACCCGAACTGCACGACGATGGCCGCGATGCCGGTGCTGCGCCCGCTGCACGACGAGGCCGGTCTGGAAGCACTGATCGTCGCCACCTACCAGGCGGTGTCCGGCTCGGGCGTCGCCGGTGTCGCCGAGCTGCACGGCCAGGCGGCCAAGGTCGTCACCGACGCGGACCGGCTGACCCACGACGGCAGCGCGCTGGAGTTCCCCGAGCCCGCCGTCTACAAGCGTCCGATCGCCTTCAACGTGCTGCCGCTGGCCGGTTCGATCGTCGACGACGGCTCCTTCGAGACGGACGAGGAGCAGAAGCTCCGCAACGAGTCCCGCAAGATCCTGGAGATCCCGGAGCTGAAGGTCTCCGGCACCTGTGTCCGGGTCCCGGTCTTCTCCGGCCACTCGCTCCAGATCAACGCCCGCTTCGCCCGCCCCCTCACCGTGGAGCGCGCCTACGAGCTGCTGAAGGCGGCCCCGGGCGTGGAGCTCTCCGAGATCCCGACCCCGCTCCAGGCCGCCGGTACGGACCCGTCCTACGTGGGCCGCATCCGCGACGACGAGACCGTGGAGAACGGCCTGGCCCTCTTCGTCTCGAACGACAACCTCCGCAAGGGCGCAGCGCTGAACGCCGTCCAGATCGCGGAGCTGGTGGCGGCGGAGCTCAGCGCCTGA